In the genome of Raphanus sativus cultivar WK10039 chromosome 4, ASM80110v3, whole genome shotgun sequence, one region contains:
- the LOC130511328 gene encoding E3 ubiquitin-protein ligase RSL1-like has translation MEEDDPKSSCDISSEYYRLYFKGLINEETTTVLAGFGVAICDKENNLLFQMKGPLHGSAITDLEAELMALRRGLTEAVMGRYVLEEDNIVLLMDDVQRIRQQLASSIPVLVNEDQTK, from the exons ATGGAGGAAGATGACCCAAAATCCTCCTGCGACATAAGTTCTGAATACTACCGTCTTTACTTCAAGGGTTTGATCAATGAGGAAACAACTACGGTTTTGGCCGGATTTGGAGTTGCCATCTGCGACAAAGAAAACAATCTGTTGTTTCAGATGAAGGGTCCACTACACGGCTCGGCCATCACAGATTTGGAGGCTGAGCTTATGGCATTGAGGCGAGGACTAACTGAAGCT GTCATGGGGAGATACGTGCTTGAGGAAGATAACATTGTCTTGCTAATGGATGATGTGCAACGCATCAGACAACAATTGGCGTCTAGTATCCCTGTTCTGGTGAACGAAGATCAAACTAAG